ATTGTCCAAGAAGCGGTCAACCAACACTGGGTGCTCAGAAGACAATTCCGTTGCGCGGTTGATGTAATCCTCAAGGGAGGTTTCATCGTAGACAATTTCCATGCCACGTCCACCTAGGACGTAGGAAGGACGAACCAGGACTGGGTAGCTGATCTCATTGGCTACTGCGCGGGCCTCTTCAAATGAGGTGGCGGTACCAAATGCAGGTGCAGGAAGCTGCTCACGGTTAAGCAATGCACCGAACTCACCGCGGTCCTCTGCCATATCAATTGCTTCTGGTGAAGTACCAATGACTGGGACGCCGGCCTTCTTCAAGCGATCTGCCAAGCCCAGAGGAGTCTGGCCGCCAAGCTGGACGATAACGCCTGCAACGGTGCCGGACTGCGCCTCAGCGTGGTAGACCTCCATGACATCTTCGAAGGTCAGTGGCTCAAAGTACAGACGATCAGCGGTGTCGTAGTCGGTGGATACAGTTTCTGGGTTGCAGTTAACCATGACGGTTTCATAGCCAACGCGGGAGAGCTCAAGTGCTGCGTGAACACAGGAGTAATCGAACTCGATGCCCTGACCAATGCGGTTTGGGCCAGAGCCCAAGATCAAGACCTTTTCGCGCTCAGTTTGTGGTGCAACCTCGGACTCAGCTGCTGGATCAAGCTCGTATGCGGAGTAGTGGTACGGAGTCTTGGCTTCAAACTCTGCAGCACAAGTATCAACGGTCTTGAAAACTGGGCGAATTCCTAGGGACAGACGCAGGGTGCGCACGCCGTCTTCACCAGCAAATTCTGGGCGAAGAGCTGCGATCTGCAGGTCGGAAAGACCCATGAACTTTGCTTCACGCAAAAGGTCTTCGTTTAAGAATGGGGCGTCGACAAGCTTCTGGCGGAACTGAACCAAAGCTTCAAGTTCTGCCAAGAACCAAGGGTCGATGGAGGATGCTTCATAAAGCTCTTCGACGCTTGCACCAAGACGCATGGCCAGCTCGACGTCGTAGAGGCGGCCTTCGGTTGGGCGCTTTAAGTCTTCCAAGACAGCAGCCTTATCGGTAGCACGATCTCCTGCGAAGAACTCATCTGGCTTGGTCCAGAAGCCCTGCTGCTTGGTTTCCAAGGAACGCAGTGCCTTGTTTAGTGCAGCAATGTAGTTACGGCCCAAGGACATGACCTCACCAACAGACTTCATGGTGGTGGTCAAGGTGTCATCGGCGCCCACAAACTTCTCAAAAGCAAAGCGTGGAGCCTTGACAACAACGTAGTCGATGGTTGGTTCGAACGCTGCTGGGGTTTCACCGGTGATGTCATTGGTGATCTCATCCAGGGTGTAACCAATGGCCAGCTTTGCAGCCATCTTGGCAATTGGGAAACCAGTTGCTTTAGAAGCCAGTGCAGAAGAACGGGACACACGTGGGTTCATCTCTATGGTGATGATGCGGCCATCTACTGGGTTAACAGCGAACTGGATGTTACATCCACCAGTATCCACGCCAACTTCCCGGATGATGGCGATACCTTGATCGCGCATCTTCTGGAACTCACGGTCAGTCAGAGTCAACGCTGGTGCCACGGTGACAGAGTCACCGGTGTGCACGCCCAGAGCATCAACGTTTTCAATGGAGCAGACAACCACAACGTTGTCTGCGGTATCACGCATGAGCTCAAGCTCGAATTCTTTCCATCCCAAGATGGATTCTTCGATCAACACGTTCGCTTCAGGGGATGCAGCAAGTCCGCCACCTGCGATGCGCTCAAGGTCTTCGGTGTTGTAAGCAAGACCGGAGCCCAGGCCACCCATGGTAAAGGATGGGCGAACAACTACTGGAAGGCCAAGCTCTGCAACGGTCTCGTGGACTTCTTCCATGTTGTGGCAAACGCGGGAGCGTGCGGATTCGCCGCCGATGGTGGCAACGATGTCCTTGAACTTCTGGCGATCTTCACCGCGCTCAATGGCATCGATGTCTGCACCGATAAGTTCAACGCCGTACTTTTCTAAGATGCCCAGGCGATCTAGCTGGATAGCTGCGTTTAGTGCAGTCTGTCCACCAAGGGTTGCCAGCACTGCATCAATGGGGTGTCCCTGCTCGATTTCCTTGGCAAAGATCTTGTCAATGTATTCCGGCTCAATCGGCTCCACGTAGGTGTGGTCAGCCATTTCTGGGTCGGTCATAATCGTTGCTGGGTTGGAGTTAATGAGGGTAACGCGCAGTCCCTCTTCCTTCAGCACACGGCAGGCTTGGGTGCCTGAGTAGTCAAATTCACATGCCTGACCAATAACAATAGGACCAGAGCCGATGACGAGGACGTGGTTAATATCTGAACGCTTTGGCATGGTTATTTATGCGCCTTTCTTCTGAGCGTCTGCATCCATCAGCTCAACAAACTGGTCAAACAGGGGGCTTGCATCATTGGGGCCGGCAGCGGCCTCTGGGTGGTACTGAACTGAGTATGCGCGGCCTGATTTCAGGGCTACGCCTTCCACAACGCCGTCGTTAAGGCAGGTGTGGGTGACAACTGCTGTACCGAAATCAGTGTCGAATTCTTGTCCCGCTTCACCTTTCAGTGCGAAGCCGTGGTTTTGAGCGGTGATGTCAATCTTGCCGGTGAGGTGGTTTTTCACTGGCACATTGATGCCGCGGTGGCCGAACTTCAGCTTGTAAGTTTCCATGCCGAATGCGCGGCCGAGGATTTGGTTACCAAAGCAGATGCCAAAGAATGGGATGTCAGCTGCTAGAACTTCACGGACGATATCAACCATGACGTCTGCTGCAGCAGGGTCGCCAGGGCCATTGGAGATAAACACACCTGATGGGTTGTACTGCTTAATGTCTTCAAATGGGGTTTCTGCTGGCACGATGACGGTACGGACACCGCGTGCAGAAAAGCGACGAGGGGTGTTTTGCTTGATACCTAGGTCATATGCCACAACAGTGTGGCGGGTTTCGCCTTCAGCCTCGATGACATAGGTTTCATCGGAGGACACCTCAACAGAGAGGTTTGCACCTGCCATTGCTGGCTGGTTTTTGACGATCTCAACGAGGTCTTCCACAGGGCGCTGTGCATCTGCACCTGAGAAGATACCGGCTGCAATGGAACCTTCGTTGCGTAGGTGGCGCACTAGTGCACGGGTATCAATGCCGCCGATTCCGACGATGCCCTGATCTGCCATTTCCTGCTGCAGGGAGGTGGTTGCACGCCAGTTGGACACACGTGCAGCCAAGTCGCGGATAACAAGGCCTGCAACCCAGATCTTGCCATCGCGGGATTCGTTGTCTTCGTCGTTCCAACCGGTGTTACCGATCTGTGGAGCAGTAGCTACCACGATCTGGCGGTGGTAGGAAGGGTCGGTCATGGTTTCTTGGTAACCGGTCATGGCGGTGGTGAATACTGCTTCACCAAGGGTGGTGCCGATAGCTCCAAAGCCAAATCCGGTGAAGGTGCGTCCGTCTGCAAGAACCAGGTATGCCGGAACGGATCCGATCTCAGTGACTCCCTGGCTGGTGGTGGTGTCTTTACTCACGGTGACTGTTGTCGCCTTTCGTGTGTCTGCCTTTTAAAGAAATTGGCTGGTTAAAAACCTGAATGTAGTTTATTCAATTCACTGCATTATATGCAATGTGGTGTGTGCGTAACTTACACGCACCCTCTTAAGCGTTTTGAGCAACTCCGTCTGCACAAGTCACCTTGCCACGAAGCACGGTGTGCGTAACCTTTGCGCTGAATTCTTGACCCTCAAATGGGGTGTTTTCAGCCTTTGAAGCAAAATCAGCACCCGATGCAGTCCAAGCTTTGCCTGGATCAACGATGGTGAGGTTAGCTGGTTCGCCTTCTGCGATTGGACGACCCTGGCCTGGGAGCCTAGTGATTTCTGCTGGACGCTCACTCATCACGCGAGCAACAAAGCGCCAGTCTGCAAGGCCTGTGGCAACAAAGGTGTCCACGATGATGGAAAGGGATGTTTCCAAACCAAGCATGCCTGGCTTCGCATTTTCAAACTCACAGCACTTATCCTCTGAACCGTGAGGTGCGTGGTCAGTTGCAACAACATCGATGGTGCCGTCGAGAAGCGCCTTTTTAAGTGCTTCGGTGTCTCGGCTTTCGCGCAGTGGCGGATTGACTTTGTTGACCGCGTCGTAGGTTTCTAGGCGCTCATCCGTCAAAGTCAAGTGGTGCGGGGTGACTTCCGCAGTAATTGGGATGCCCTGGGACTTTGCCCAACGCAGCAGCTCCACGGTGCCTTCGGTGGATGCGTGGCAGATGTGCACGCGGTTGCCATAGTCGCGCGCCATAATGGCATCGCGAACCACGATGGATTCTTCTGCTACTCGTGGCCAACCCCGCAGACCAAGTCGAGCTGCGTTTTCACCTTCGTGGGCGGCAGCACCTTGGGTCAAGCGGTGATCTTCCGCATGCTGGGCGATAAGCACGTCCATGCCCTTGGCGTATTCCAAGGCACGGCGCATAACCTGTGGATCATCAACGCATTTGCCATCATCGGAGAACATGCGAACTTTAGCTTCAGAGCGAGCCATCATGCCGAACTCGGTTAGTTCTTTGCCTTCAAGGCCTTTGGTGATCGAACCAACTGGATGCACATCGCACAAACCAATGTTTTGGCTCTTAAACCACACGGATTCTGCGATGACCGGCTGGTCCATCACTGGCGTGGTGTTGGCCATGGTAAATACTGCGGTGAATCCACCCTTGGCTGCGGCAGCTGAACCAGTAGCAATTGTTTCAGTATCTTCACGGCCTGGCTCACGAAGATGAACGTGCATATCAACAAAGCCAGGAAGTAGTACTCCCCCGTTGCCATCAATGCTGCGGTCAGCGTCATGGTCTCCACCAATTGCTGCAATCACACCATCTTTAACGAACACATTTGTGGGTTCGCCTTCACCGTAGACGCGAACGTTGGTGATCAGGAGTGTGTCCTGTGGAGCCGGTGCTAATGCGCCGGTTTCTGGATATTGGGTGTTACTGTCAACCACTTCTCTCAATCCCTCTTTGTCTATTAAATAGTCGCGTCAGAGCCGGCAACTAGAGCGAATAAGATTGCCATGCGCATGTGCACACCGTTGCTTACCTGCTGCAGCACCGCTGTTCGTGGTGCATCTGCCACCTGGAAGTTAATTTCCATGCCGCGAAGCATTGGGCCGGGGTGCATGATGATTGCTGAATCCTTCAGGCGGGCTTCACGCTCTTTGGACATGCCATAAAGCGTTGCGTATTCACGATGTGACGGGAAGAAACCACCTTGCATGCGTTCTTGCTGTACGCGCAGCATCATCACCACATCAGCATCAGCGATTTCTGCATCCATATCGTAGGAGAAGCGGACTGGCCAGTTCTCAATCCCCATGGGCAGCAAAGTTGGTGGAGCTACCAACACAACTTCTGCACCCAACGTGGACAGCAAGTCCACGTTGGAGCGCACCACGCGGGAATGCAAACAGTCGCCCACGATAACAACCTTGAGTCCCTCAATGCGTCCGGTTCGCTGACGGATGGTTAGGGCGTCGAGAAGCGCTTGCGTGGGGTGCTGGTGGGAACCGTCACCTGCGTTGACCACGCTGGGGCCGTTACCACCTGGTGCCACGAACTGCGCAAGCTGCTGAGCTGCCCCGGATGAAGGGTGGCGCATGATGATCGCATCCGCACCGATTGCCGACAAGGTCAAGCCTGTATCTTTGAGCGACTCGCCCTTCTTCACACTGGATGATGAAGCTGAAATATTAATCACATCAGCGCTCATCCACTTTCCTGCGGTTTCAAAAGACGAGCGAGTGCGTGTGGAGTTCTCATAGAACAGCGTAAAAATGGTGCGACCACGCAAGGTGGGCAGCTTCTTTACTTCACGTCCTTCGAGCACCTCCTTAAAGCGATCTGCTTCATCCAGCAATCCAACAATCTCATCTTTGGATAAATCGCTGATGGACAGGAGGTGCTTCATCTAGGAATCCCCTTCAGAGTCTTCTCGAGTAAGCGTAACTGCATCACGTCCGTCAATTTCCGACAGCAAAACGGAAACATCTTCGGAACGTGCGGTGGGGAGATTCTTACCCACATAGTCAGCGCGGATAGGAAGTTGGCGGTGACCACGGTCAACCAAAACGGCCAACTGAATGTAGTTGGGGCGCCCGACATCGCGGAGTGCATCTAGTGCAGCGCGGATGGTTCGCCCGGAAAATAACACATCATCCACCAAAATTACGGTGGTGTTATCGATTCCACCTGCAGGAATTGAGGTGGGCTGTAATGCGCGGTGTGGTTTGTTGCGAAGATCATCGCGATACAAGGTGATATCAACAGCGCCGGTGTCTACCGAAACGCCGGAAAATTCCTCAATCTTCACTGCGAGCCGACGAGCCAGTGGGACTCCACCTGAAGGAATACCTAACAGCATGACTCGGTCCGCGTCTTTAGAATCAAGCGCGGTCTTTTCAATAATCTGGTGCGCGATGCGTGCGATGGTACGGCTGACGTCATCCTCATTGAGGAGTTCTAGTACAGCACTATTACGTTCACTCATCGTGACCTCCTTCCCCGCCTCTCTGTGCGGTCCGTTAAAGGATGTCCAATTTTGCAAAAACTCTGCAACGACCAGTTTCCTGGTTGTTGTCTGACACTATAGCGTACCGTGTCACATTCACCCCAAGATGCTGACTATGATCTTAGGTAACGCTTCACGGTGACGCACTGTAAACAAAACAGTGCAACACCAAAATGCTTAATGCAGATGGTACATCATGCCAGTCGAATCTGTGATAATTGCTCGTTGTAGGACACCCGGTGTGTACCCACTGGGACCTCATCAATCCACTGACTTGGAGAAGCCCCTGTGAGTCTGACCACAAGCCATTTTATTCCTTTTCCCCGAGAAATGGTCTGGGATTGGCATACCCGCAAGGGAGCAATCGCACGTCTGACTCCCCCATTTATCCCATTAAACCCCATTCAGCAGGCAGAACGCCTTGCAGATGGCACCACTATCTTTAGTCTTCCGGCTGGACTTAAATGGGTGGCGCGCCATGATTTATCGGGATTTTTGAATGGTTCACGCTTCACCGACGTCTGTCTGACCGCCCCTGTAAAGGCCCTC
Above is a genomic segment from Corynebacterium suranareeae containing:
- the carB gene encoding carbamoyl-phosphate synthase large subunit, which produces MPKRSDINHVLVIGSGPIVIGQACEFDYSGTQACRVLKEEGLRVTLINSNPATIMTDPEMADHTYVEPIEPEYIDKIFAKEIEQGHPIDAVLATLGGQTALNAAIQLDRLGILEKYGVELIGADIDAIERGEDRQKFKDIVATIGGESARSRVCHNMEEVHETVAELGLPVVVRPSFTMGGLGSGLAYNTEDLERIAGGGLAASPEANVLIEESILGWKEFELELMRDTADNVVVVCSIENVDALGVHTGDSVTVAPALTLTDREFQKMRDQGIAIIREVGVDTGGCNIQFAVNPVDGRIITIEMNPRVSRSSALASKATGFPIAKMAAKLAIGYTLDEITNDITGETPAAFEPTIDYVVVKAPRFAFEKFVGADDTLTTTMKSVGEVMSLGRNYIAALNKALRSLETKQQGFWTKPDEFFAGDRATDKAAVLEDLKRPTEGRLYDVELAMRLGASVEELYEASSIDPWFLAELEALVQFRQKLVDAPFLNEDLLREAKFMGLSDLQIAALRPEFAGEDGVRTLRLSLGIRPVFKTVDTCAAEFEAKTPYHYSAYELDPAAESEVAPQTEREKVLILGSGPNRIGQGIEFDYSCVHAALELSRVGYETVMVNCNPETVSTDYDTADRLYFEPLTFEDVMEVYHAEAQSGTVAGVIVQLGGQTPLGLADRLKKAGVPVIGTSPEAIDMAEDRGEFGALLNREQLPAPAFGTATSFEEARAVANEISYPVLVRPSYVLGGRGMEIVYDETSLEDYINRATELSSEHPVLVDRFLDNAIEIDVDALCDGEEVYLAGVMEHIEEAGIHSGDSACALPPMTLGAQDIEKVREATKKLALGIGVQGLMNVQYALKDDILYVIEANPRASRTVPFVSKATGVNLAKAASRIAVGATIKDLQAEGMIPTDYDGGSLPLDAPIAVKEAVLPFNRFRRPDGKTLDTLLSPEMKSTGEVMGLADNFGAAYAKAEAGAFGALPTEGTVFVTVANRDKRTLILPIQRLALMGYKILATEGTAGMLRRNGIECEVVLKASDIREGVEGKSIVDRIREGEVDLILNTPAGSAGARHDGYDIRAAAVTVGVPLITTVQGVTAAVQGIEALREGVVSVRALQELDHAVKA
- the carA gene encoding glutamine-hydrolyzing carbamoyl-phosphate synthase small subunit, coding for MSKDTTTSQGVTEIGSVPAYLVLADGRTFTGFGFGAIGTTLGEAVFTTAMTGYQETMTDPSYHRQIVVATAPQIGNTGWNDEDNESRDGKIWVAGLVIRDLAARVSNWRATTSLQQEMADQGIVGIGGIDTRALVRHLRNEGSIAAGIFSGADAQRPVEDLVEIVKNQPAMAGANLSVEVSSDETYVIEAEGETRHTVVAYDLGIKQNTPRRFSARGVRTVIVPAETPFEDIKQYNPSGVFISNGPGDPAAADVMVDIVREVLAADIPFFGICFGNQILGRAFGMETYKLKFGHRGINVPVKNHLTGKIDITAQNHGFALKGEAGQEFDTDFGTAVVTHTCLNDGVVEGVALKSGRAYSVQYHPEAAAGPNDASPLFDQFVELMDADAQKKGA
- a CDS encoding dihydroorotase; the protein is MVDSNTQYPETGALAPAPQDTLLITNVRVYGEGEPTNVFVKDGVIAAIGGDHDADRSIDGNGGVLLPGFVDMHVHLREPGREDTETIATGSAAAAKGGFTAVFTMANTTPVMDQPVIAESVWFKSQNIGLCDVHPVGSITKGLEGKELTEFGMMARSEAKVRMFSDDGKCVDDPQVMRRALEYAKGMDVLIAQHAEDHRLTQGAAAHEGENAARLGLRGWPRVAEESIVVRDAIMARDYGNRVHICHASTEGTVELLRWAKSQGIPITAEVTPHHLTLTDERLETYDAVNKVNPPLRESRDTEALKKALLDGTIDVVATDHAPHGSEDKCCEFENAKPGMLGLETSLSIIVDTFVATGLADWRFVARVMSERPAEITRLPGQGRPIAEGEPANLTIVDPGKAWTASGADFASKAENTPFEGQEFSAKVTHTVLRGKVTCADGVAQNA
- a CDS encoding aspartate carbamoyltransferase catalytic subunit — protein: MKHLLSISDLSKDEIVGLLDEADRFKEVLEGREVKKLPTLRGRTIFTLFYENSTRTRSSFETAGKWMSADVINISASSSSVKKGESLKDTGLTLSAIGADAIIMRHPSSGAAQQLAQFVAPGGNGPSVVNAGDGSHQHPTQALLDALTIRQRTGRIEGLKVVIVGDCLHSRVVRSNVDLLSTLGAEVVLVAPPTLLPMGIENWPVRFSYDMDAEIADADVVMMLRVQQERMQGGFFPSHREYATLYGMSKEREARLKDSAIIMHPGPMLRGMEINFQVADAPRTAVLQQVSNGVHMRMAILFALVAGSDATI
- the pyrR gene encoding bifunctional pyr operon transcriptional regulator/uracil phosphoribosyltransferase PyrR, which produces MSERNSAVLELLNEDDVSRTIARIAHQIIEKTALDSKDADRVMLLGIPSGGVPLARRLAVKIEEFSGVSVDTGAVDITLYRDDLRNKPHRALQPTSIPAGGIDNTTVILVDDVLFSGRTIRAALDALRDVGRPNYIQLAVLVDRGHRQLPIRADYVGKNLPTARSEDVSVLLSEIDGRDAVTLTREDSEGDS